A stretch of the Channa argus isolate prfri chromosome 9, Channa argus male v1.0, whole genome shotgun sequence genome encodes the following:
- the LOC137132624 gene encoding target of Nesh-SH3 isoform X5, with amino-acid sequence MMGLQQHSHNFLFLLLILFITGIVVCGHLTTHRNRVRRQSIKVRISATEDTIVMKFLRPNAETKLEGYILGYGSSMFSKQFIQLPENGTSYEKEFDAEPKYLIAVQPIPTNEVKKQCTGKVELEKPLHLVIGSVTPTSVLLSWGTFLKTPYEVNIMDDCLEDGHYTVRYRERNRNWNYQTCPTRDTVIDNLKPNAVYEFGVQPNSKEGTGIWSKPVIHNISTGAIEAKVVRKILKRPNDYMKPSPHIAPTFTVGPPHVLHNKSQGRVPISQNIRVATSSKKQSTTTTTTTTTTTTLAPTTSTTQESVSTPGPTVPVVTKQPIAPTTSTTRESVSTPGPTVPVVTKQPIAPTTSTTRESVSTPGPTVPVVTKRPIGEDIPRSVLLPFLEVSLAPNLLPSPLEITATMAYLPVPQTIVEKHEEHPLSEPQQKPILETLPKPQLQSNYQPPQESKPKPQQPQKNPQPQPQASSQTQPQPVTLSVPQTQPQPQPTFQSTPQVQAQPISHSTLQAQTQPSSQSTHQAQTQPLYQSTLQTQPQSISPSTPQTQPQSISPSKPQTQQQPKIQTQLQAQPTSKITTPQAQPQPISQSTTPLPSQSTPQTPGQRTYQLHSETKPQPTPQPKHQVQHLTQPHIKIQTMSQLQVQPTPQVTRLKHPHTPQPPKNIHHIKEALPKIYIQSPQPQFSSTTPPQKQPQAKITSDLQITTKSQLMPKSNTFFSQPETEPLPKSNFKHQAPAQSNTETKLQPKSQTRDQPQLQPLPKNQTTPVPHSQPVSQPNPPTKTKIHYQPEHLPKQHLASRPSPQPHPRLQFQPQTTTYSGTTKVTPRQAVSAAPSPPEEGKPLPRPTLATEKPGRYNHGSRVLRPSVTEVPHSHISSSVRSAGRSTTIPRIRMMGPIPPSKPGPSKNSSTSGAANGARHRGSVSPKRKVWNEKKSALRPVVPKRPNMVGPNMVGKTKDHDKPFKQGEKESILKPFPRVTAKPKPDHRRQTATSAPTVNSSRFDRNENPLVFSSLPASEVDIMGKKRFVAPHVVYKTGKGLNEPCSITSSLTHFPDEEGSDQNVTAPPRVPPSNVTVVTVEGCSSFIILDWQKSDNETREYEVLSKTKGPNGQEMSILTTNQTHTAVENLKPEKSYEFTVTPKNELGTGPSSDPVSFSTESADPRVSEYVSGKDAIWTQFPFKADAYSECSGKQFVKRTWYRKFVGIQLCNSLRYKIYLSDSLNGKFYNIGDQTGYGEDHCQFVDSFLDGRTGSRMLADQLPSRPGFFRALRQEPVHFGEIGGKSHVTYVGWYECGTPIPGKW; translated from the exons TGAGACGTCAGAGCATTAAAGTTCGTATCAGTGCCACAGAAGACACCATTGTGATGAAGTTTTTGCGTCCCAATGCTGAAACCAAGCTTGAAGGCTACATACTGGGCTACGGCAGCAGCATGTTTTCCAAACAGTTCATTCAGCTCCCTGAAAACGGGACGTCGTATGAGAAAGAGTTTG atgCTGAACCCAAGTACCTTATTGCTGTTCAGCCCATCCCAACCAATGAGGTGAAAAAGCAATGTACAG gtAAAGTTGAACTGGAGAAGCCGCTGCACTTGGTCATTGGGTCAGTGACGCCTACTTCTGTTCTTCTGTCATGGGGGACATTCCTAAAAACCCCCTATGAAGTTAACATCATGGATGACTGTTTAGAGGACGG ACATTACACAGTGCGTTATCGTGAGAGGAACAGAAATTGGAACTATCAGACCTGTCCAACTAGGGACACGGTCATTGACAATCTGAAGCCCAATGCTGTGTATGAGTTTGGTGTCCAGCCTAACTCTAAAGAAGGTACTGGAATATGGAGCAAGCCAGTTATTCACAACATCAGCACAGGAGCCATAGAAG CAAAGGTCGTCAGAAAAATCCTGAAACGTCCCAACGACTACATG AAACCCTCACCACACATTGCACCCACCTTTACCGTGGGTCCTCCCCATG TTCTTCATAACAAGTCCCAGGGCAGAGTGCCCATCTCCCAGAACATACGTGTGGCAACAAGCAgcaaaaaacaatcaacaacaacaacaacaacaacaacaacaacaacaactcttg CTCCCACTACAAGTACTACACAGGAATCTGTGTCGACTCCTGGACCCACAGTGCCTGTGGTCACCAAACAGCCAATCG CTCCCACTACAAGTACTACACGGGAATCTGTGTCGACTCCTGGACCCACAGTGCCTGTGGTCACCAAACAGCCAATCG CTCCCACTACAAGTACTACTCGGGAATCTGTGTCGACTCCTGGACCCACAGTGCCTGTGGTCACCAAACGGCCAATCG GAGAAGACATCCCCAGATCTGTCCTGCTTCCTTTCCTGGAAGTCTCATTAGCTCCCAACCTACTTCCTTCTCCACTAGAAATTACAGCCACCATGGCTTATTTGCCAGTCCCCCAGACAATTGTGGAGAAACATGAAGAGCATCCTTTGAGTGAGCCACAACAAAAGCCCATTTTAGAGACTTTACCAAAGCCCCAGCTCCAGTCAAATTATCAGCCACCACAAGAATCAAAGCCCAAACCCCAACAACCACAGAAAAATCCTCAGCCTCAACCACAAGCTTCTTCCCAAACTCAACCACAGCCAGTAACTCTGTCTGTACCCCAGACCCAACCTCAACCCCAGCCAACATTCCAGTCCACACCCCAGGTCCAAGCACAACCAATATCCCATTCCACACTCCAGGCCCAAACACAACCATCATCTCAGTCCACACACCAGGCCCAAACACAACCATTATACCAGTCCACACTCCAGACCCAACCACAATCAATATCCCCGTCCACACCCCAGACCCAACCACAATCAATATCCCCGTCCAAACCACAGActcaacaacaaccaaaaatcCAGACTCAACTGCAAGCCCAACCAACATCCAAAATCACAACACCCCAGGCCCAACCACAACCAATATCCCAGTCCACAACACCACTACCATCTCAGTCTACACCCCAGACCCCAGGTCAGCGAACATACCAGCTGCACTCTGAAACAAAACCTCAACCAACACCCCAACCCAAACATCAGGTTCAACATTTAACACAACCTCATATAAAGATCCAGACCATGTCTCAACTGCAGGTTCAGCCAACTCCCCAGGTCACTCGTTTGAAACATCCTCATACTCCTCAACCACCAAAGAACATACATCATATCAAAGAGGCACTGCCTAAAATTTACATCCAGTCCCCTCAACCACAGTTTTCATCTACAACTCCACCTCAAAAGCAACCTCAAGCAAAGATTACATCTGATCTTCAGATAACCACCAAGTCACAACTAATGCCTaaatcaaatacttttttttcccagcctGAGACAGAGCCTCTGCCAAAGAGCAATTTCAAACATCAGGCACCAGCTCAGTCAAATACAGAGACAAAGCTTCAACCAAAGTCACAAACTAGGGACCAACCCCAATTACAACCTCTACCAAAGAACCAGACTACCCCTGTACCTCATTCTCAACCCGTTAGTCAACCAAATCCTCCAACAAAGACCAAGATTCATTACCAACCTGAACATCTTCCTAAGCAACACCTTGCATCTAGGCCCTCACCACAGCCTCACCCTCGGCTTCAGTTTCAGCCTCAGACCACGACGTACTCTGGTACCACCAAGGTCACGCCAAGGCAGGCAGTCTCTGCTG CTCCTAGTCCACCAGAAGAGGGCAAACCTCTACCAAGACCCACCCTGGCTACAGAGAAACCTGGTAGATACAATCATG GATCCCGTGTCCTCAGACCATCTGTTACTGAAGTCCCTCACTCTCATATTAGCTCCTCAGTTCGTTCAGCAGGAAGAAGCACCACGATACCTCGTATTCGGATGATGGGGCCAATCCCTCCATCCAAACCAGGGCCCTCTAAAAACTCCAGCACATCTGGG GCAGCCAATGGGGCGCGTCATAGGGGCAGTGTTTCTCCTAAACGTAAGGTGTGGAACGAAAAGAAATCTG CTCTGCGTCCTGTTGTTCCCAAGAGACCCAACATGGTGGGACCCAACATGGTGGGGAAGACCAAAGACCATG ACAAACCCTTTAAACAAGGAGAGAAGGAGTCCATCTTGAAGCCATTCCCTCGGGTCACAGCCAAGCCCAAGCCAGATCACAGACGGCAGACAGCCACCTCTGCCCCCACAGTAAACA gcaGTCGTTTTGACAGAAATGAAAACCCACTGGTATTCAGTTCCCTGCCTGCATCAGAGGTAGACATCATGGGCAAGAAGCGCTTTGTAG CTCCACATGTGGTCTACAAGACCGGTAAGGGGCTCAATGAACCATGCTCCATCACCTCTTCCCTCACTCACTTCCCTGATGAGGAGGGCAGTGATCAGAACGTGACTGCGCCTCCACGTGTACCCCCCTCCAACGTCACGGTAGTTACTGTGGAGGGCTGCTCATCTTTCATCATCCTTGACTGGCAGAAATCTGACAATGAAACCAGAG AGTATGAAGTTTTGTCCAAAACTAAAGGACCAAATGGACAGGAGATGTCCATTTTGACAAccaatcagacacacacagctgtggaGAATCTAAAACCAGAGAAAAG ttaTGAGTTCACAGTAACGCCTAAGAATGAGCTGGGGACAGGACCCTCCAGTGATCCTGTGTCGTTTAGCACAGAATCAG CGGATCCACGAGTTAGTGAATATGTGTCAg GAAAAGATGCCATCTGGACTCAATTCCCATTTAAAGCTGATGCCTACTCTGAATGCAGTGGAAAGCAGTTTGTGAAGAGAACCTGGTACCGAAAGTTCGTAGGCATTCAGCTGTGCAACTCATTGAGATACAAAATCTATCTTAGTGACTCACTTAATG GGAAGTTCTACAACATTGGAGATCAGACTGGGTACGGTGAGGATCATTGTCAGTTTGTAGACTCTTTCCTGGATGGAAGGACAGGCTCCCGGATGCTTGCTGACCAACTACCAAGCAGGCCAG GATTCTTCAGAGCATTGAGACAGGAACCGGTCCACTTTGGAGAGATTGGGGGAAAGTCACATGTTACCTATGTAGGCTGGTATGAGTGTGGCACACCCATACCT
- the LOC137132624 gene encoding target of Nesh-SH3 isoform X7, with the protein MMGLQQHSHNFLFLLLILFITGIVVCGHLTTHRNRVRRQSIKVRISATEDTIVMKFLRPNAETKLEGYILGYGSSMFSKQFIQLPENGTSYEKEFDAEPKYLIAVQPIPTNEVKKQCTGKVELEKPLHLVIGSVTPTSVLLSWGTFLKTPYEVNIMDDCLEDGHYTVRYRERNRNWNYQTCPTRDTVIDNLKPNAVYEFGVQPNSKEGTGIWSKPVIHNISTGAIEAKVVRKILKRPNDYMKPSPHIAPTFTVGPPHVLHNKSQGRVPISQNIRVATSSKKQSTTTTTTTTTTTTLAPTTSTTQESVSTPGPTVPVVTKQPIAPTTSTTRESVSTPGPTVPVVTKQPIAPTTGITQESVSTPGPTVPVITKRPIAPTTSTTRESVSTPGPTVPVVTKRPIAPSPPEEGKPLPRPTLATEKPGRYNHGSRVLRPSVTEVPHSHISSSVRSAGRSTTIPRIRMMGPIPPSKPGPSKNSSTSGAANGARHRGSVSPKRKVWNEKKSALRPVVPKRPNMVGPNMVGKTKDHDKPFKQGEKESILKPFPRVTAKPKPDHRRQTATSAPTVNSSRFDRNENPLVFSSLPASEVDIMGKKRFVAPHVVYKTGKGLNEPCSITSSLTHFPDEEGSDQNVTAPPRVPPSNVTVVTVEGCSSFIILDWQKSDNETREYEVLSKTKGPNGQEMSILTTNQTHTAVENLKPEKSYEFTVTPKNELGTGPSSDPVSFSTESADPRVSEYVSGKDAIWTQFPFKADAYSECSGKQFVKRTWYRKFVGIQLCNSLRYKIYLSDSLNGKFYNIGDQTGYGEDHCQFVDSFLDGRTGSRMLADQLPSRPGFFRALRQEPVHFGEIGGKSHVTYVGWYECGTPIPGKW; encoded by the exons TGAGACGTCAGAGCATTAAAGTTCGTATCAGTGCCACAGAAGACACCATTGTGATGAAGTTTTTGCGTCCCAATGCTGAAACCAAGCTTGAAGGCTACATACTGGGCTACGGCAGCAGCATGTTTTCCAAACAGTTCATTCAGCTCCCTGAAAACGGGACGTCGTATGAGAAAGAGTTTG atgCTGAACCCAAGTACCTTATTGCTGTTCAGCCCATCCCAACCAATGAGGTGAAAAAGCAATGTACAG gtAAAGTTGAACTGGAGAAGCCGCTGCACTTGGTCATTGGGTCAGTGACGCCTACTTCTGTTCTTCTGTCATGGGGGACATTCCTAAAAACCCCCTATGAAGTTAACATCATGGATGACTGTTTAGAGGACGG ACATTACACAGTGCGTTATCGTGAGAGGAACAGAAATTGGAACTATCAGACCTGTCCAACTAGGGACACGGTCATTGACAATCTGAAGCCCAATGCTGTGTATGAGTTTGGTGTCCAGCCTAACTCTAAAGAAGGTACTGGAATATGGAGCAAGCCAGTTATTCACAACATCAGCACAGGAGCCATAGAAG CAAAGGTCGTCAGAAAAATCCTGAAACGTCCCAACGACTACATG AAACCCTCACCACACATTGCACCCACCTTTACCGTGGGTCCTCCCCATG TTCTTCATAACAAGTCCCAGGGCAGAGTGCCCATCTCCCAGAACATACGTGTGGCAACAAGCAgcaaaaaacaatcaacaacaacaacaacaacaacaacaacaacaacaactcttg CTCCCACTACAAGTACTACACAGGAATCTGTGTCGACTCCTGGACCCACAGTGCCTGTGGTCACCAAACAGCCAATCG CTCCCACTACAAGTACTACACGGGAATCTGTGTCGACTCCTGGACCCACAGTGCCTGTGGTCACCAAACAGCCAATCG ctcccactacaggtattacACAGGAATCTGTGTCGACTCCTGGACCCACAGTGCCTGTGATCACCAAACGGCCAATCG CTCCCACTACAAGTACTACTCGGGAATCTGTGTCGACTCCTGGACCCACAGTGCCTGTGGTCACCAAACGGCCAATCG CTCCTAGTCCACCAGAAGAGGGCAAACCTCTACCAAGACCCACCCTGGCTACAGAGAAACCTGGTAGATACAATCATG GATCCCGTGTCCTCAGACCATCTGTTACTGAAGTCCCTCACTCTCATATTAGCTCCTCAGTTCGTTCAGCAGGAAGAAGCACCACGATACCTCGTATTCGGATGATGGGGCCAATCCCTCCATCCAAACCAGGGCCCTCTAAAAACTCCAGCACATCTGGG GCAGCCAATGGGGCGCGTCATAGGGGCAGTGTTTCTCCTAAACGTAAGGTGTGGAACGAAAAGAAATCTG CTCTGCGTCCTGTTGTTCCCAAGAGACCCAACATGGTGGGACCCAACATGGTGGGGAAGACCAAAGACCATG ACAAACCCTTTAAACAAGGAGAGAAGGAGTCCATCTTGAAGCCATTCCCTCGGGTCACAGCCAAGCCCAAGCCAGATCACAGACGGCAGACAGCCACCTCTGCCCCCACAGTAAACA gcaGTCGTTTTGACAGAAATGAAAACCCACTGGTATTCAGTTCCCTGCCTGCATCAGAGGTAGACATCATGGGCAAGAAGCGCTTTGTAG CTCCACATGTGGTCTACAAGACCGGTAAGGGGCTCAATGAACCATGCTCCATCACCTCTTCCCTCACTCACTTCCCTGATGAGGAGGGCAGTGATCAGAACGTGACTGCGCCTCCACGTGTACCCCCCTCCAACGTCACGGTAGTTACTGTGGAGGGCTGCTCATCTTTCATCATCCTTGACTGGCAGAAATCTGACAATGAAACCAGAG AGTATGAAGTTTTGTCCAAAACTAAAGGACCAAATGGACAGGAGATGTCCATTTTGACAAccaatcagacacacacagctgtggaGAATCTAAAACCAGAGAAAAG ttaTGAGTTCACAGTAACGCCTAAGAATGAGCTGGGGACAGGACCCTCCAGTGATCCTGTGTCGTTTAGCACAGAATCAG CGGATCCACGAGTTAGTGAATATGTGTCAg GAAAAGATGCCATCTGGACTCAATTCCCATTTAAAGCTGATGCCTACTCTGAATGCAGTGGAAAGCAGTTTGTGAAGAGAACCTGGTACCGAAAGTTCGTAGGCATTCAGCTGTGCAACTCATTGAGATACAAAATCTATCTTAGTGACTCACTTAATG GGAAGTTCTACAACATTGGAGATCAGACTGGGTACGGTGAGGATCATTGTCAGTTTGTAGACTCTTTCCTGGATGGAAGGACAGGCTCCCGGATGCTTGCTGACCAACTACCAAGCAGGCCAG GATTCTTCAGAGCATTGAGACAGGAACCGGTCCACTTTGGAGAGATTGGGGGAAAGTCACATGTTACCTATGTAGGCTGGTATGAGTGTGGCACACCCATACCT
- the LOC137132624 gene encoding target of Nesh-SH3 isoform X10, with translation MMGLQQHSHNFLFLLLILFITGIVVCGHLTTHRNRVRRQSIKVRISATEDTIVMKFLRPNAETKLEGYILGYGSSMFSKQFIQLPENGTSYEKEFDAEPKYLIAVQPIPTNEVKKQCTGKVELEKPLHLVIGSVTPTSVLLSWGTFLKTPYEVNIMDDCLEDGHYTVRYRERNRNWNYQTCPTRDTVIDNLKPNAVYEFGVQPNSKEGTGIWSKPVIHNISTGAIEAKVVRKILKRPNDYMKPSPHIAPTFTVGPPHVLHNKSQGRVPISQNIRVATSSKKQSTTTTTTTTTTTTLAPTTSTTQESVSTPGPTVPVVTKQPIAPTTSTTRESVSTPGPTVPVVTKQPIAPTTSTTRESVSTPGPTVPVVTKRPIGSRVLRPSVTEVPHSHISSSVRSAGRSTTIPRIRMMGPIPPSKPGPSKNSSTSGAANGARHRGSVSPKRKVWNEKKSALRPVVPKRPNMVGPNMVGKTKDHDKPFKQGEKESILKPFPRVTAKPKPDHRRQTATSAPTVNSSRFDRNENPLVFSSLPASEVDIMGKKRFVAPHVVYKTGKGLNEPCSITSSLTHFPDEEGSDQNVTAPPRVPPSNVTVVTVEGCSSFIILDWQKSDNETREYEVLSKTKGPNGQEMSILTTNQTHTAVENLKPEKSYEFTVTPKNELGTGPSSDPVSFSTESADPRVSEYVSGKDAIWTQFPFKADAYSECSGKQFVKRTWYRKFVGIQLCNSLRYKIYLSDSLNGKFYNIGDQTGYGEDHCQFVDSFLDGRTGSRMLADQLPSRPGFFRALRQEPVHFGEIGGKSHVTYVGWYECGTPIPGKW, from the exons TGAGACGTCAGAGCATTAAAGTTCGTATCAGTGCCACAGAAGACACCATTGTGATGAAGTTTTTGCGTCCCAATGCTGAAACCAAGCTTGAAGGCTACATACTGGGCTACGGCAGCAGCATGTTTTCCAAACAGTTCATTCAGCTCCCTGAAAACGGGACGTCGTATGAGAAAGAGTTTG atgCTGAACCCAAGTACCTTATTGCTGTTCAGCCCATCCCAACCAATGAGGTGAAAAAGCAATGTACAG gtAAAGTTGAACTGGAGAAGCCGCTGCACTTGGTCATTGGGTCAGTGACGCCTACTTCTGTTCTTCTGTCATGGGGGACATTCCTAAAAACCCCCTATGAAGTTAACATCATGGATGACTGTTTAGAGGACGG ACATTACACAGTGCGTTATCGTGAGAGGAACAGAAATTGGAACTATCAGACCTGTCCAACTAGGGACACGGTCATTGACAATCTGAAGCCCAATGCTGTGTATGAGTTTGGTGTCCAGCCTAACTCTAAAGAAGGTACTGGAATATGGAGCAAGCCAGTTATTCACAACATCAGCACAGGAGCCATAGAAG CAAAGGTCGTCAGAAAAATCCTGAAACGTCCCAACGACTACATG AAACCCTCACCACACATTGCACCCACCTTTACCGTGGGTCCTCCCCATG TTCTTCATAACAAGTCCCAGGGCAGAGTGCCCATCTCCCAGAACATACGTGTGGCAACAAGCAgcaaaaaacaatcaacaacaacaacaacaacaacaacaacaacaacaactcttg CTCCCACTACAAGTACTACACAGGAATCTGTGTCGACTCCTGGACCCACAGTGCCTGTGGTCACCAAACAGCCAATCG CTCCCACTACAAGTACTACACGGGAATCTGTGTCGACTCCTGGACCCACAGTGCCTGTGGTCACCAAACAGCCAATCG CTCCCACTACAAGTACTACTCGGGAATCTGTGTCGACTCCTGGACCCACAGTGCCTGTGGTCACCAAACGGCCAATCG GATCCCGTGTCCTCAGACCATCTGTTACTGAAGTCCCTCACTCTCATATTAGCTCCTCAGTTCGTTCAGCAGGAAGAAGCACCACGATACCTCGTATTCGGATGATGGGGCCAATCCCTCCATCCAAACCAGGGCCCTCTAAAAACTCCAGCACATCTGGG GCAGCCAATGGGGCGCGTCATAGGGGCAGTGTTTCTCCTAAACGTAAGGTGTGGAACGAAAAGAAATCTG CTCTGCGTCCTGTTGTTCCCAAGAGACCCAACATGGTGGGACCCAACATGGTGGGGAAGACCAAAGACCATG ACAAACCCTTTAAACAAGGAGAGAAGGAGTCCATCTTGAAGCCATTCCCTCGGGTCACAGCCAAGCCCAAGCCAGATCACAGACGGCAGACAGCCACCTCTGCCCCCACAGTAAACA gcaGTCGTTTTGACAGAAATGAAAACCCACTGGTATTCAGTTCCCTGCCTGCATCAGAGGTAGACATCATGGGCAAGAAGCGCTTTGTAG CTCCACATGTGGTCTACAAGACCGGTAAGGGGCTCAATGAACCATGCTCCATCACCTCTTCCCTCACTCACTTCCCTGATGAGGAGGGCAGTGATCAGAACGTGACTGCGCCTCCACGTGTACCCCCCTCCAACGTCACGGTAGTTACTGTGGAGGGCTGCTCATCTTTCATCATCCTTGACTGGCAGAAATCTGACAATGAAACCAGAG AGTATGAAGTTTTGTCCAAAACTAAAGGACCAAATGGACAGGAGATGTCCATTTTGACAAccaatcagacacacacagctgtggaGAATCTAAAACCAGAGAAAAG ttaTGAGTTCACAGTAACGCCTAAGAATGAGCTGGGGACAGGACCCTCCAGTGATCCTGTGTCGTTTAGCACAGAATCAG CGGATCCACGAGTTAGTGAATATGTGTCAg GAAAAGATGCCATCTGGACTCAATTCCCATTTAAAGCTGATGCCTACTCTGAATGCAGTGGAAAGCAGTTTGTGAAGAGAACCTGGTACCGAAAGTTCGTAGGCATTCAGCTGTGCAACTCATTGAGATACAAAATCTATCTTAGTGACTCACTTAATG GGAAGTTCTACAACATTGGAGATCAGACTGGGTACGGTGAGGATCATTGTCAGTTTGTAGACTCTTTCCTGGATGGAAGGACAGGCTCCCGGATGCTTGCTGACCAACTACCAAGCAGGCCAG GATTCTTCAGAGCATTGAGACAGGAACCGGTCCACTTTGGAGAGATTGGGGGAAAGTCACATGTTACCTATGTAGGCTGGTATGAGTGTGGCACACCCATACCT